The Candidatus Phaeomarinobacter ectocarpi genome includes a region encoding these proteins:
- a CDS encoding DUF2817 domain-containing protein translates to MVAYFQPDYYAFRNQFRELATQRGFALEAHTLKAKGPGDRDLTIDTAYLGPMITDTSGPARVFAVSCGTHGTEGPSGSAVQAQFLNDMLDELTLPDDGAILLVHAHNPYGFAWVRRQNEDNVDINRNFLEPEDPRPTSQNYRDVYDILNPTDLTDETTAEFVEKAWALVDKHGMAWVQQAFTEGQYEFPRGVYYGGKERVESNRRLSGIYGDVLRHAKEAVLIDMHTGAGDYATYEALSRHEVGAPGYQWLCEALGEENVKYPAGEESVMTPTQGNVTAGICKENPHADIRAFSCEIGTFEGARMILAERAEGWLWAHGDRDSEQGKAIVAEVGECSNPADPDWREKVLDIGDEVITACWNKLFS, encoded by the coding sequence ATGGTCGCCTACTTCCAGCCGGACTATTACGCCTTCCGAAACCAGTTCCGCGAACTGGCGACCCAGCGCGGATTTGCACTTGAGGCCCACACCCTCAAGGCCAAAGGCCCTGGCGACCGCGACCTCACCATAGACACGGCCTATCTGGGTCCAATGATCACCGACACATCTGGCCCGGCCCGTGTCTTTGCGGTGAGCTGCGGCACCCATGGAACGGAAGGCCCGTCCGGCTCCGCCGTGCAGGCACAGTTCCTCAACGACATGCTGGACGAACTAACGCTGCCGGACGACGGAGCGATCCTGCTCGTGCACGCGCACAACCCCTATGGCTTTGCCTGGGTGCGGCGACAGAACGAAGACAATGTGGACATCAACCGCAACTTTCTTGAGCCGGAAGACCCGCGCCCCACATCGCAGAACTACCGCGACGTATACGACATCCTGAACCCGACGGATCTGACGGACGAAACAACGGCGGAGTTCGTTGAGAAAGCCTGGGCGCTGGTCGACAAGCACGGCATGGCCTGGGTGCAGCAGGCGTTCACGGAAGGTCAGTATGAGTTTCCCCGCGGTGTCTACTATGGCGGCAAGGAACGCGTTGAATCCAACCGGCGTCTCTCAGGCATCTATGGCGATGTCCTGCGCCACGCCAAGGAAGCCGTCCTGATCGACATGCACACCGGTGCCGGCGACTACGCCACCTACGAGGCTCTGTCACGCCATGAGGTGGGCGCGCCCGGCTACCAGTGGCTGTGCGAGGCGCTGGGCGAGGAGAATGTGAAGTACCCCGCCGGCGAAGAAAGCGTCATGACGCCAACCCAGGGAAATGTGACAGCAGGCATCTGCAAGGAAAATCCGCATGCGGACATTCGCGCATTTTCCTGCGAGATCGGCACCTTTGAAGGGGCCCGCATGATCCTCGCAGAGCGCGCGGAAGGCTGGCTATGGGCCCATGGCGACCGCGACAGCGAACAAGGCAAGGCCATCGTTGCGGAAGTCGGCGAGTGCTCGAACCCGGCTGATCCTGATTGGCGCGAAAAAGTGCTCGACATCGGCGATGAGGTCATCACCGCCTGCTGGAACAAGCTGTTTTCCTGA
- the bioB gene encoding biotin synthase BioB, producing MSTQQQSDPRPDLRNDWTRDEVTDLFAMPFNDLLFAAQTAHRRYFDPNEVQQSELLSIKTGGCPEDCGYCSQSAKFETGLKASKLMEVEKVLTEARKAKERGATRYCMGAAWRSPKDRDLDAVCAMVEGVKDMGMEACVTLGMLDAMQAKRLRDAGLDYYNHNIDTGREYYTDIITTRTFDDRIDTLAHVRDAGIHVCSGGIIGMGEEQKDRADMLMELANLPEHPESVPINSLMKVGGTPLGEVDDLDPLEFVRTIAVAKIMMPASMVRLSAGREHMSDELQALCFLAGANSIFVGEKLLTTDNPGEDHDKALLARLGMKPMAAHTAAPEVKPEHIVPSHAAE from the coding sequence ATGAGTACCCAACAGCAATCTGATCCGCGTCCCGATCTGCGTAACGACTGGACTCGCGACGAGGTCACAGACCTGTTCGCGATGCCGTTCAACGATCTGCTGTTTGCGGCCCAGACGGCTCACCGGCGCTATTTTGATCCCAATGAAGTGCAGCAGTCAGAGCTGCTCTCCATCAAGACCGGCGGCTGCCCGGAGGACTGCGGCTATTGCTCCCAGTCCGCCAAATTCGAGACCGGCCTCAAGGCCTCCAAGCTCATGGAAGTCGAAAAGGTGCTGACCGAAGCCCGCAAGGCCAAGGAACGCGGCGCAACGCGCTATTGCATGGGCGCGGCGTGGCGCTCGCCCAAGGACCGCGATCTGGATGCTGTGTGCGCCATGGTGGAGGGCGTTAAAGACATGGGCATGGAAGCCTGCGTGACCCTTGGCATGCTCGATGCCATGCAGGCCAAGCGCCTGCGCGACGCGGGCCTCGACTACTACAACCACAACATCGACACCGGACGCGAGTACTACACCGACATCATCACAACGCGCACCTTCGATGACCGCATCGACACTCTGGCCCATGTGCGCGACGCCGGCATTCACGTGTGCTCCGGTGGCATCATCGGCATGGGCGAAGAACAAAAAGACCGCGCCGACATGCTGATGGAACTGGCCAACCTTCCAGAACATCCTGAAAGCGTTCCCATCAACTCCCTGATGAAAGTCGGTGGCACGCCGCTTGGCGAGGTTGACGATCTGGACCCGCTTGAGTTTGTCCGCACCATCGCCGTCGCAAAAATCATGATGCCCGCCTCCATGGTGCGCCTCTCCGCTGGCCGCGAGCATATGTCTGACGAATTGCAGGCCCTGTGCTTCCTCGCTGGCGCCAACTCGATCTTTGTCGGTGAAAAACTGCTGACGACCGACAACCCCGGCGAAGACCACGACAAGGCCCTGCTCGCCCGCCTTGGCATGAAGCCCATGGCCGCTCACACCGCAGCGCCCGAAGTGAAGCCGGAACACATCGTTCCGTCTCACGCGGCTGAGTAG
- a CDS encoding TVP38/TMEM64 family protein has product MPLAERIKARLRALDSRAVMVIGLAFFAFGTALTLILFGSAWLALEGEGDVASMIASVDDPILAPLAVILVYVGLGALGAPQFLLQAAAIVVFGPWLGFAYAWGATLVSSSVFYWAGHFSGAQALRRFAGVRVNSISEALGRHGILASAVSRVVPTMPFVILNMAFGASHVSFTKFLIGTGLGTIPKVAVVAYVGASLGDFLASRDPMDLALMACIIVLWIVFAWWVRRALKRSGWQKAVDDAVDAPESGPSK; this is encoded by the coding sequence ATGCCACTTGCTGAACGCATCAAGGCGCGGTTGAGGGCGCTCGACAGCCGGGCCGTCATGGTCATCGGCCTTGCGTTCTTTGCGTTCGGCACCGCGTTGACGCTGATCCTGTTCGGGAGTGCCTGGCTGGCGCTTGAAGGCGAGGGCGATGTCGCGTCCATGATTGCCAGTGTGGATGATCCTATCCTCGCGCCGCTTGCCGTCATTCTTGTGTATGTGGGGCTGGGCGCACTTGGGGCGCCACAATTCCTGTTGCAGGCCGCCGCCATTGTCGTTTTCGGTCCGTGGCTTGGCTTTGCCTATGCGTGGGGTGCGACGCTTGTCAGTTCGTCGGTGTTCTACTGGGCCGGGCACTTCTCGGGGGCGCAGGCGCTGCGGCGGTTTGCGGGTGTGCGCGTCAATTCCATAAGTGAAGCGCTTGGACGCCATGGCATTCTGGCCAGTGCTGTCAGCCGGGTTGTACCCACCATGCCCTTTGTCATTCTCAACATGGCGTTCGGTGCCAGCCATGTGAGCTTTACAAAATTTCTCATCGGCACAGGACTTGGCACCATCCCGAAGGTGGCGGTGGTTGCCTATGTGGGCGCGAGCCTTGGTGACTTCCTCGCCAGCCGTGATCCGATGGATCTGGCCTTGATGGCGTGTATCATCGTGCTGTGGATTGTCTTCGCCTGGTGGGTTCGCCGGGCGCTGAAGCGCTCTGGCTGGCAAAAGGCCGTTGACGATGCGGTGGATGCGCCTGAGTCCGGGCCGTCCAAGTAG